A stretch of DNA from Methylobacterium sp. CB376:
CACGGGCGACCTGTTCGGCTCGCTGAAATGCGATTGCGGCGACCAGCTCCGCGGCACCGCCAAGTGGATGGCGCAGAACGGCGGCGGCATCATCCTGTACCTCGACCAGGAGGGCCGCGGGAACGGGCTCGCCAACAAGATCCGCGCCTACGCGCTCCAGGCCAAGGGCTACGACACCTACGCGGCCGACGAGATGCTGGGGTTCGGCCTCGACCAGCGCCGCTTCGACTTCGCGGCCGCGATGCTGCGCTGCCTCGGCGTCGCCTCGGTGCGGGTGCTCAGCAACAATCCCGAGAAGGTCGCGGCCCTGGCGGCGGCCGGGCTCGCGGTGGTGGGCGAGCAGCGGGCCCTCGGCCGGGTGACGCCCGAGAATGCGCGCTACCTCGCGGCCAAGCGCGACGTCGCCGGCCACGCCCTCGATCTCGGCGCCTTCGCCTGCGCGGAGGTCTCCGGCAGCTAGACGACGGCCCGACGGCGCGACGCGGGCGCCGTTGGGCCTGCGAACCCGGTCAGGCCGCCCGCGCCTCGACCATCAGCACGTCGAGCAGGAAGGATCCGTCCGCCTCGATCGCGAAATGCTCCCGGACCGGGGCCGAGGCCAGGGCCTGCAGGGCGCGGATCGCCGCCACATGCGCCTCGGGCGTGCGCATCCGGGCGATCCAGGTCGGGAAATCCATCCGCACGCGCCACGTCCGGCAGGCCTCGATCACGAAGCCGCAGCGGGTCAGCATGCCGGTCCATTCCGCGGCGCTGTAGTCGCGCACGTGCGAGGGGTCGCGCAGCAGCTCCACCGCCTGAAGGTGGGTGTCGAGGAGCGCGGCGCCGGGCGAGCACCCGTCCATGACGATCATCGGGGCGCCCCGCGCCGCCACGCGCCGGGCCTCGCGCAGGCCGCCCTCCACGTCGCGCCAGTGGTGGGCCGAGAAGCGGGTCGCCACGAAGTCGAAATGCCCGTCCGGGAAGGGCAGGCGCTCGGCCGGCGCCTCGACCGTCTCGATCCCCGACAGGCCGCGGGCGGCGGCATTCGCCGCCACCGCAGCCAGCATCTCGGCCGAGAGGTCGCAGGCCGTCACGGCGCGCGCGTGCCGGGCCAGCCGGTAGGCGACGTGGCCGCCGCCGCAGCCGAGATCGAGGGCGCGCCGCGGCGCGGCCGCCGCCGCGATCGCGTCGAGGGCCGCGAGGTCCTCGCCCGCGGCATGCACCGCGCTCTCCACGTAGGCCGCGGCCTGCGGGCCGAACTGCGCCGTCACCAGGGTCTCGTGCGATCTGTCCATCGGGGTCCCTCCGATCCGCATCCTGCCCGACCCGCAGCCTGGTACAAGTTGAGGGTTTATCCTGGTATGAGCGCTGCCATGCTGGGACCCGACGAGCGGCGCGACCTCGGCGCCTTCCTGCGCGCGCACCGCGAGCGCCTGCGCCCCGAGGCGCCGACCGGCCGGCGGCGCACGCCGGGGCTTCGCCGCGAGGAACTCGCCGCGCGGGCCGGCATCAGCGCGACCTGGTGCGCCTGGATCGAGCAGGGGCGGGAGGTGCAGGTCTCGGCCCAGGCCCTCGGTCGCCTCGCGAGCGCGCTCGGCCTCACCCGGGCGGAGCGGGCCTACCTGTTCGACCTCGCCGGCCGGAAGGACCCGCGGGCCGCGCCGCCCGATCCCGGGGCCGACGCGCCCGCCTCCCTGCGGGCCGCCGTCGCCGCCTTCGCATCCCCGGCCTACGGGCTCGACCGGCTCTGGACGCTGTGCTGCTGGAACGAGGCCGCCCGCCGCCTGTTCGGCGGCTGGCTCGAGACCGCGGCCGGCCCGAACCTGCTGCGCTTCGTCCTGCTCGATCCGGCGGCGCGGCGGCTGATCCCCGACTGGGACGAGCGCGTGCGGCGCGTGATCGCCGAGTTCCGGGCCGATTTCGGCCACGGCCGCGCCGATCCGCGGGCGCGGGCGCTGGTGGCGGCGCTGCGCCGCGAGAGCCCGCTCTTCGCCGTGATCTGGGAGGAGCAGGACGTCCGCGACCGCACCGGCGGCCTGCGCCGCTTCCTGCACCCGGAGGACGGCCCGGTGACCTTTCTCCAGCACAGCTTCAGCCCGGCGGACCGCCCCGATTGCAAGCTCGTCCTGCTGGTGCCGTGCGGCTGAGCGCGCCGGCGCCCGGCGCCGGGCCGCGCGCGTGACGCGTCGCGGATGCCGGGGGTCGACCCCTCGCGCATGGGCCCGGCGCGCCGGGCCGACGGCGGCAGCCGCGAGGCGCCGCCGCGGAGCGAAATTCGGCGCCGGACGCGGGCGATGATGCCGATCGATTACCAAACGTCAGGAAAATCGATCTAATCCGAATGACGTCGGCAAGCCGATAGACGGGCGGCGCGGTTGTCGGATCCCACCACGCGAGCGCGCGCGCTTCGTCGAAGGCATCTTCGAAATTCTCTGCGCGGCCGATCGCCGGGTGGTCCGCTTGGGTCCGTTGAGCAGGGGAATACAATGAGATTGGCAAGGCTGCTTCCGACGATCGTACTCGCGCTCGCCCTGCTCGGCTGCGGGCTGGCGCTCTGGATCGGCCTCGACCACGAGCGCCGCCTCGACACCTACGCGGTCGCCCTGACCCGGCTGAAGGCCGCCAAGGCGCTCGCCGAGATCCCGGCCACCGCCAATCCGGAACGCGGCGTCATCCAGCTGCAGCTCGGCACCGTGGCGCCCGGCGACACCTCCCAGAGCCAAGCCCTGACCGACGCCCGCAAGCCGACCGACGCCGCCTTCCAGGCGGCGCAGGGTGCGGTCGCAGACCTCGTCGCCGCGATGCCCGCCCTCGCGCCCGTTCGGGCCGAACTCGACCGCCAGCGGGAGGTCCTCGCCGACCTGCGCCGGCGCAGCGAGGAGGTGATCCGGACCGTACCGATCGACCAGCGGGCCAGCGCCGCGCAGGCCACGATCGACACCACGACCGGGATGAACGAGGCGATCACCGGCATGATCCAGGCGCAGCTGGAGGCGATCGCGGAGGCCGACGGCGTCGCCTACGGTGCCGGCACTCTCGCCATGAGCGTGTGGGAGCTGCGCGACGTGGGTGGACGCTCGGCGGGAATTCTCATGAACCTGCTCGCTCAGGGCAGGCCGGTGCCGGAGGCGACCCGCACGACGCTCACCCAGCTGGACGGGCAGGTGCTCTCGATCTGGACCCGCATCGCCGCGGCCGGCGCCCGCCCGACCACCGCGCCCGCCCTGCGCGAGGCGATCCGGCAGGCCACCGCCGGCTACTACGAGCCCTTCAAGGCCCTGCGCGCCACGCTCGGCACGGAATTCGCTACCGGCCGCTTCAGCGTGGATGTGAAGCGCTTCCGCGACGTCGTGCTGCCGATGTGGGGGATCGTGCTCACCATGCGCGACGCCGCCTTCGACAGCGCGATCGCGCGGATCGAGGACCTCTCGGCCCGGGCGCGGTCCGAGGCCCGGCTCGCCTGGCTCACCCTCGCGTCCATGCTGGCCATCGCCGCCGCCGCCTTCTGGCTCATCCGGACCCGCGTCACCCGGCCGCTCGCCGCCATGACCGCCAGCATGCACCGCATTGCCTCGGGCGACCTCGACGCCGCCATCCCGGGCGTCGGCC
This window harbors:
- a CDS encoding class I SAM-dependent methyltransferase translates to MDRSHETLVTAQFGPQAAAYVESAVHAAGEDLAALDAIAAAAAPRRALDLGCGGGHVAYRLARHARAVTACDLSAEMLAAVAANAAARGLSGIETVEAPAERLPFPDGHFDFVATRFSAHHWRDVEGGLREARRVAARGAPMIVMDGCSPGAALLDTHLQAVELLRDPSHVRDYSAAEWTGMLTRCGFVIEACRTWRVRMDFPTWIARMRTPEAHVAAIRALQALASAPVREHFAIEADGSFLLDVLMVEARAA
- a CDS encoding helix-turn-helix transcriptional regulator, giving the protein MLGPDERRDLGAFLRAHRERLRPEAPTGRRRTPGLRREELAARAGISATWCAWIEQGREVQVSAQALGRLASALGLTRAERAYLFDLAGRKDPRAAPPDPGADAPASLRAAVAAFASPAYGLDRLWTLCCWNEAARRLFGGWLETAAGPNLLRFVLLDPAARRLIPDWDERVRRVIAEFRADFGHGRADPRARALVAALRRESPLFAVIWEEQDVRDRTGGLRRFLHPEDGPVTFLQHSFSPADRPDCKLVLLVPCG
- a CDS encoding methyl-accepting chemotaxis protein, translated to MRLARLLPTIVLALALLGCGLALWIGLDHERRLDTYAVALTRLKAAKALAEIPATANPERGVIQLQLGTVAPGDTSQSQALTDARKPTDAAFQAAQGAVADLVAAMPALAPVRAELDRQREVLADLRRRSEEVIRTVPIDQRASAAQATIDTTTGMNEAITGMIQAQLEAIAEADGVAYGAGTLAMSVWELRDVGGRSAGILMNLLAQGRPVPEATRTTLTQLDGQVLSIWTRIAAAGARPTTAPALREAIRQATAGYYEPFKALRATLGTEFATGRFSVDVKRFRDVVLPMWGIVLTMRDAAFDSAIARIEDLSARARSEARLAWLTLASMLAIAAAAFWLIRTRVTRPLAAMTASMHRIASGDLDAAIPGVGRRDEIGSMAEAVHVFRDGLARNRTLEAEAEAARRDGEAVRRRAMTELADAFEHSVGGIVQVVSSAATELQATAQHLTGSADHASRQSRTVTAAAGQAAGNVTAVAGAAEELGSSVVEIGRQVEHAAQLASGAVHEATATAAIVADLSAGASRIGAIIEMISGIAGQTNLLALNATIEAARAGEAGRGFAVVAAEVKSLAEQTGKAASEIAGQVSAIQGTMQRAVPAIEGISRTIATINATAAAIAAAVTQQSAATREIVQSVSHASAGTSEVTTTIADVARAAAETGAGADQILASASELARQAEVLRAEMVRFVASVRAA